In the Purpureocillium takamizusanense chromosome 5, complete sequence genome, one interval contains:
- a CDS encoding Acetylcholinesterase (COG:G~SECRETED:SignalP(1-17~SECRETED:cutsite=ASA-AG~SECRETED:prob=0.2996)~EggNog:ENOG503P2ZR~antiSMASH:Cluster_5.2), with translation MRVPPLQAVLLPYAASAAGGDVTTPTATLDSGPVFGASTSLPGAMGPVAKFLGVPYAASPPGRFRLPRAPDRWTAARNATAFGDSCVQYVPRTDVGPGQDILEKLFNRHPPESEDCLHMTPLRRHGQARRRGGPSSSSSPAGDGPWATA, from the exons ATGAGAGTCCCACCATTACAAGCCGTCCTGCTGCCTTATGCAGCgagcgcagcaggcggcgacgtcaccaccccgacggcgacgctcgaCTCGGGCCCCGTGTTCGGCGCCTCGACGTCTCTGCCGGGCGCCATGGGGCCGGTGGCCAAGTTCCTCGGCGTGCCGtacgccgcgtcgccgccggggcggtTCCGGTTGCCGCGAGCGCCGGACaggtggacggcggcgaggaacgCGACGGCGTTTGGGGACTCGTGCGTTCAGTATGTGCCTAGGACGG ACGTTGGCCCTGGACAGGACATTCTCGAGAAGCTCTTCAACCGGCATCCGCCCGAGAGCGAAGACTGCCTGCACATGACGCCTTTGCGCCGGCATGGCCAggcccgccgtcggggcggcccgtcgtcgtcttcatcccCGGCGGGGGATGGACCATGGGCAACGGCCTGA
- a CDS encoding uncharacterized protein (COG:G~EggNog:ENOG503P2ZR~MEROPS:MER0033188~antiSMASH:Cluster_5.2) → MCDAAVFGFPNAPDIPLEQRNLGLHDQRRALAWVQANARAFGGDPAKVTIWGESAGSMSVDLHMHAAAAALPEAKADRGPAPAPSFRAAIMSSGEYSFGMLSLASRPDDSRSWDAVVEQVGCSGRRGADKDVPTARRGGTLACMGNVSTGALLQAMHRAGVAYSPIADGITVPSGRAAAWRQGRTARVPVLSTTMAEEGRALVNRNVTMERFLEVYLPQPLVSAAQRDAILKYYRDGVGRGRRRRGPALETDFDVAAAIYTAFHWQCPMRLLARASASVPAADDDDDDDVARKEKKKQPVWRGYFNASIAELLPPEFHWLGKFHGADLYAFARYFRGMVGAFVRNPAAGPGWPATGEQAYLPFDVASLGDVGDVKTGGATPVNGTELDASCALYEDIYPLLEKVMG, encoded by the exons ATGTGTGATGCCGCAGTCTTTGGATTCCCCAACGCGCCGGACATCCCCCTTGAGCAGCGCAACCTCGGCTTGCACGAccagcggcgcgccctcgcgTGGGTGCAGGCCAACGCGCgcgcctttggcggcgaccCGGCCAAGGTCACCATCTGGGGCGAGTCGGCGGGCTCCATGTCTGTCGACCTGCACatgcacgccgccgccgccgctctcccAGAAGCGAAAGCAGATCGTgggccggcgccagcgccctcgttccgcgccgccatcatgtcgagCGGCGAGTACTCCTTCGGCATGCTCTCCCTGGCGAGCCGCCCCGACGACAGCCGCAGCTgggacgccgtcgtcgagcaggtcggctgcagcggccgccgcggagccgACAAAGATGTAccaacggcacggcgcggcggcacgctCGCATGCATGGGCAACGTGTCCACCGGGGCGCTTCTACAGGCAAtgcaccgcgccggcgtggcgTACAGCCCCATCGCCGATGGGATCACGGTGCCGtcgggacgggcggcggcgtggcggcagGGGAGGACGGCCCGGGTGCCCGTCCTGTCCAcgaccatggccgaggaAGGGCGCGCGCTGGTGAACCGCAACGTGACCATGGAGCGGTTCCTCGAGGTGTACctcccgcagccgctcgtGTCTGCGGCGCAGCGGGACGCCATCTTGAAGTACTACCGGGATGGTGTagggaggggaaggaggaggagaggacCCGCGCTGGAGACGGACTTTgatgtcgcggcggcgatatACACCGCCTTTCACTGGCAATGCCCGATGCGGCTTCTCGCGCGTGCGTCCGCCTCGGTGCctgctgctgacgacgacgacgacgacgacgtggcgaggaaggagaagaagaagcagccgGTCTGGCGCGGGTACTTCAACGCCTCCATCGCGGAGCTCCTGCCGCCCGAGTTCCACTGGCTGGGCAAGTTTCATGGCGCGGAC CTGTATGCCTTTGCGCGCTACTTCCGCGGCATGGTCGGCGCCTTTGTGCGCaacccggcggcggggccgggctggccggcgacgggcgagcaggcgTATCTCCCGTTCGACGTGGCGAGCCTCGGGGATGTGGGCGACGTCAAGACCGGGGGGGCGACGCCCGTCAACGGGACGGAGCTGGACGCGAGCTGTGCGCTGTACGAGGACATTTACCCGCTGCTGGAGAAGGTCATGGGGTGA
- a CDS encoding uncharacterized protein (COG:S~EggNog:ENOG503P5F9~TransMembrane:1 (i48-70o)~antiSMASH:Cluster_5.2) gives MYSERSLEKDSDPTDSQDTESLLSQDKSQEQLLLSSSQPSTSRRNKRLITHLHIAAFVFYSVLTVTLYAWNVRINAKKCDCETAAVYSPARAAIKYEKQTIVHNLADNGKYRGPPRPEQDAAWEDLLRYNNLRVQKEDLDKANATSVPLNDAQGGYLATLDVFHTLHCVNKMRKSYYSDYYHDPNPLADQREHFDHCVDLLRQVVMCHGDVSLHTYEWKDDYRWPWPSMRTTHQCRSWDSLMAWSKEHYVPSLTGPILSHPTLGTSFRGDEPHS, from the exons ATGTATTCAGAGAGATCTCTGGAAAAGGACAGTGATCCTACTGACTCGCAAGACACAGAGAGTCTTTTGAGTCAAGATAAATCCCAGGAACAGCTCTTattatcatcatcacagCCGTCCACATCTAGGCGAAACAAGCGACTGATAACGCACCTCCACATCGCCGCCTTTGTCTTTTACAGCGTCCTTACCGTCACACTTTACGCATGGAACGTAAGAATAAATGCGAAGAAATGCGACTGTGAAACTGCCGCGGTCTATT CTCCCGCAAGAGCAGCCATAAAATACGAGAAGCAAACAATCGTACACAATCTCGCAGACAATGGCAAATACAGAGGCCCGCCGCGACCAGAGCAGGACGCAGCATGGGAGGACCTGTTGAGAT ACAACAACCTCCGCGTCCAAAAAGAAGACCTCGACAAGGCAAACGCCACTTCCGTGCCCCTCAACGACGCCCAGGGCGGCTACCTCGCGACGCTCGACGTCTTTCACACGCTGCACTGCGTGAACAAGATGCGCAAGTCGTACTACTCGGACTACTACCACGACCCGAACCCGCTGGCGGACCAGCGGGAGCACTTTGACCACTGCGTCGACCTGCTCCGCCAGGTCGTCATGTGCCACGGCGACGTGTCCCTGCACACGTACGAGTGGAAGGACGACTAcaggtggccgtggcccagcATGAGGACGACGCATCAGTGTCGGAGCTGGGACAGTTTGATGGCTTGGTCGAAGGAGCATTACGTCCCGAGCTTGACGGGTCCGATATTGTCGCATCCGACGTTGG GTACATCGTTTCGAGGAGATGAGCCTCATAGTTGA
- a CDS encoding uncharacterized protein (EggNog:ENOG503PYDN~SECRETED:SignalP(1-17~SECRETED:cutsite=AIA-AP~SECRETED:prob=0.7789)~antiSMASH:Cluster_5.2): MKAVLPIVLALFGAAIAAPVQPESADSKRSEAQSPDILYNNQAGWGKRSEAQSPDVLYNNQAGWGKRSEAQSPDILYNNQAGWGKRSEKRSEAQSPDVLYNNQAGWGKKRSEAQSPDVLYNNQAGWGKRSEAQSPDILYNNQAGWGKKRSDA, from the coding sequence ATGAAGGCTGTTCTGCCTATCGTCCTCGCGCTATTCGGTGCCGCCATCGCTGCGCCGGTTCAGCCAGAGAGCGCCGACAGCAAGCGCTCCGAGGCTCAGAGCCCCGATATCTTGTACAACAACCAGGCCGGCTGGGGCAAGCGATCTGAGGCCCAGAGCCCCGACGTCCTTTACAACAACCAGGCCGGTTGGGGCAAGCGTTCCGAGGCCCAGAGCCCCGATATCCTCTACAACAACCAAGCCGGCTGGGGGAAGCGCTCCGAGAAGCGCTCCGAGGCGCAGAGCCCTGACGTTCTGTACAACAAccaggctggctgggggaAGAAGCGTTCCGAGGCCCAGAGCCCGGACGTCCTCTACAACAACCAGGCCGGTTGGGGGAAGCGCTCTGAGGCTCAGAGCCCTGATATTCTTTACAACAACCAGGCTGGGTGGGGGAAGAAGCGTTCCGATGCTTGA
- a CDS encoding uncharacterized protein (COG:S~EggNog:ENOG503PE4X~antiSMASH:Cluster_5.2~TransMembrane:1 (i41-62o)) codes for MMNRSTSDRASDEVPFLADEEKDAYTTSRRLSRREARWARLLPYSGALNVTLLVALLATWILQRHDPNKAYIPNEIYSPALSAVEYETVVFTGGLRGDKSKFQGSSKEVDAVWDEMYNDVLISAISPESAAKLPNATTPFTYDTDHYIVELDVFHQLHCLNMLRKLVYPAAYPMDLTSESEEAADNIFHMEHCYEQLRQSLQCSSDISTIYWEWSDKKQRMFGNVHTTHTCRNFDKIRDWAVEHHATTDLDFAKHVMGAPLRHD; via the exons ATGATGAATCGCAGCACCAGTGATCGAGCCTCGGATGAGGTGCCTTTCCTAGCCGACGAAGAAAAGGATGCGTACACAACTTCGAGAAGGCTTTCAAGGCGAGAAGCAAGGTGGGCGCGTCTCTTGCCGTATTCTGGCGCGCTCAACGtgacgctgctggtggccctgctcgccacATGGATCTTGCAAAGGCACGACCCGAACAAGGCGTATATCCCAAATGAAATATATT CGCCCGCACTGTCTGCGGTCGAGTATGAAACAGTTGTCTTCACCGGTGGGCTGCGGGGTGACAAGTCAAAGTTCCAAGGGTCCTCCAAAGAGGTGGACGCCGTATGGGATGAGATGTACAATG ACGTGTTGATATCCGCAATATCCCCCGAGTCGGCCGCGAAGCTCCCCAACGCAACCACGCCGTTCACGTACGACACCGACCACTACATCGTGGAGCTCGACGTCTTCCACCAGCTGCACTGCCTCAACATGCTGCGCAAGCTCGTGTACCCCGCCGCCTACCCGATGGACCTGACGTCGGagtcggaggaggcggccgacaACATCTTCCACATGGAGCACTGCTacgagcagctgcggcagTCGCTTCAGTGCTCGTCGGACATTAGCACCATATACTGGGAGTGGAGCGACAAGAAGCAGAGGATGTTTGGCAACGTGCACACGACGCACACGTGCAGGAACTTTGACAAGATTCGGGACTGGGCGGTAGAGCACCATGCCACGACGGACTTGGACTTTGCCAAGCACGTAATGGGAGCGCCGTTGCGACACGATTGA
- a CDS encoding uncharacterized protein (TransMembrane:1 (i34-59o)~EggNog:ENOG503P4DG~antiSMASH:Cluster_5.2) yields the protein MVEEIKYARVDSDASEDGEGGYQRPLRRRRQHRGWVSALGSFLVGLATMGAATALYSALTMPAQHSHARNLPHARNGTDPDTGLPLSWSHGDCGNSPEDARARGCLYSIVLHSWLPASCLTDDDAQDARDMYRGRQWPYETAAGRNLTMLELGAGDYGHFTTTFDWHVAHCMYVWKRLHRILLDPTQELDSYTANYHHTSHCVKMIGGHPEGMKDSGTKIFVKYPKCAK from the coding sequence ATGGTCGAAGAAATCAAGTACGCCCGAGTTGATAGTGACGCCAGCGAAGATGGAGAAGGGGGATACCAACGgcccctgcggcggcgacggcaacacCGAGGATGGGTCTCAGCGCTGGGCTcgttcctcgtcggcctcgccaccatgggcgcggccacggccctcTATTCGGCCCTCACGATGCCAGCACAGCACTCGCACGCGCGCAACCTCCCGCACGCGCGCAACGGCACCGATCCCGACACCGGCCTCCCCCTCTCCTGGTCGCACGGCGACTGCGGCAACTCGCCCGAGGACGCCCGGGCGCGGGGCTGCCTGTACAGCATCGTCCTGCACTCGTGGCTGCCGGCGTCCTgcctcaccgacgacgacgcgcaggaCGCGAGGGACATGTACCGGGGCCGCCAGTGGCCCTACGAGACCGCCGCGGGCCGAAACCTCACCATGTTGGAGCTCGGGGCCGGCGACTACGGGCACTTCACCACCACGTTTGACTGGCACGTCGCCCACTGCATGTACGTCTGGAAGAGGCTGCATAGGATCCTGCTGGACCCGACGCAGGAGCTGGACTCGTACACGGCCAATTATCACCACACGAGCCACTGTGTCAAGATGATAGGAGGTCACCCAGAGGGCATGAAGGACTCGGGCACCAAGATATTTGTCAAGTATCCAAAGTGCGCAAAATAG